Below is a genomic region from Halobacterium sp. CBA1132.
AGAACGCCATCGAGGCGTTCGGCCCGAACGTCGTGCGGATGTTCCTCGTGTCGACGTCGTACACGCAGCGACAGACGTACTCCGAGGAGACCATCCAAGAGGCCCAGCAGCGCTGGGAGCGCCTCGAACGCGCCTACGAACGCGCGACCGAGGCGGCGGACAGCCCGGACGCGTACGCGAAAGTCGAAGACGACGACCTCCGGGCGGCCGTCGCGGACGCCCGCGAGGACTTCGAGGCCGCGATGAACGACGACTTCAACACGCGCGCAGCGGTGAGCGCGCTGCTGGAACTCGCGTCCGCGGTCCACCGCTACGTCGACGAGGCCGAACGCTACGACTACCGCGCGCTCGTCGACGCCATCGAGACCTTCGAAGAACTGGGCGGCGGCGTGCTCGGCTTCCAGTTCGGGAGCGTCGACGGCGGCGACGTCGAAGTCGCCGGCGACCTCGTCGAACTCGTCTTGGACATCCGAGAGGAAGCCCGCGAGGACGGCGACTACGAGCGCGCCGACGAACTCCGCGACCGCCTCGAATCGCTGGGTGTCACCGTCGAAGACACCGACGACGGCGCGACCTACCGGCTCTGACACCGCACCGGAACAACTTTGAATAGCTGACACGAGAGCCACCAAGCTTATCCTCGGCGACCGGCTCCTCACACCTATGCAACGACGAACGGCGGTCGCCGTAGCGCTGGCCGCACTCATCGCGACCAGCGGCTGTCTCGGTATCCTCGGCGGGGACGGACTGTCCTTCTCCGCATCCCAAGCCACGGTCTCCGAGGACGCGCTCCAAGAGACCGGCTACGAGGAAGCGAGCGTGAACGAATCGGTAATTACGCGCGAGTTCTCCGCGGCCGGCCAGTCGCGGAACGTCACCGTCACCAACTGGGTGGCGATGTACGAGCGCACCGTCGACGTACCCGTTCTCGGCGAGCAGCGAGCCGCCGTCTTCGGCGCGTTCTCCAGCCCCGAAGTGAGCGTCGTCGGGCAGTCGTTCAACCCAATCGACGACTACTCTGAGAAGGACCTCGCCCAACTCGCCCAACAGCAGTACGACGGCCTCTCTGTCGGACAGACCGCGAGCACCCGCGACGTGACCGTGCTCAACAAGTCCACGACGGTCACGAAGTTCGAGGGAACCGCAGATATTAGCGGGCAGTCCGTGGACGTCTTCATCCACGTCACGAAGGTCAAACACGACGGCGACTACGTCGTTGCGGTCGCTATCTACCCGCAGGACCTCGACGGCGAGCAGGAAAACGTCGACGAGCTGCTGGCCGGCCTCGAACACTGACGCAGTTCGCTTCGCCCCCGCAGACGCGCCCGAAGTAGGACGCGCGTCCACTCATCGCACTCCACCTTCTCGAAAACCAGACGTTGTGATTATTCTATTGCGCTTTAGCAGTTGGGTGTTTGATTCTGGTCGTTTTGGAGTGAAATACTAGCAATAACGATGCCCTAAATCAGTATTATGGTCACACTTACCACTGGTTGTGTGATACCGATACGCATGGTCCGAATGGATTCGTACACGCCCCCGTCGACGAGCCGCTACGAGTGCACCGGCTGTCTGAGCCGCTTCGAGCGCGACTCCCACATCGTGGCGTGCCCGGAGTGTGGCGAGCCAGTACGGAACGTAACAGTTCCCCGAGAGTAGCGCCAGTCCGGCCAATTTCGCGCGCGGCGAGTCAGACCGGCGAGTGGGTTTTTATACCTAGTCTGTGATTCGTCGTACATGTCAACTCCAGACAGCGGGGACGGAGTACTGGGCTTCTACGAACGACAGATCGGACGAGCCCAGACCGCCGACGAGGTGTACGGCTACCTCGTGTTCGTCGCTGGGCTGGTGCTCGGAATCGTCGGCATCCTGCTGTTCTTACCCAGCGAGTCCGCCAGCTCGCTGCGCGAGTACAGCGTCGCCGTCGGCGCCGCCGGGTTCGCGCTGCTCATCGCCGGCTCTGTCATCCGGCTCCCGCTCCAGCGAGCCGCGACGATAGCCGTCTACCTCGGCGCGCTGCTGTGCGCCGCCGCCATCGCGTGGTTCTTCGTCGTGTTCCCCGGCGAGTGGCAGGTCGCGACCGGTCACCAGGGCGTCATCGCGCTCTACGTCGTCGGCATCGCAATCATCGGTGCCGGCGGCGTGCTCGTTCCGCTGCTCACGACGACGCGAACAACCGAAGCGACGGCGGCCGCACGCGCCGAAACCGCGGAGCGCGACCAGCGCATCGAGGACGTCGAGAGCGAACTCGAAGCCGCCGAGCGCGCCCGCGACGAACTCGACGGCGAAATCGAGTCCCTCCGCACGAGCCAAGCGCAGTTCGAACTGTACGAGGACAAGGCCGGCGAGTTCCGGTGGCGGCTCCGCCACCGCAACGGCAACGTCGTCGCGGACAGCGGGCAGGGCTACACGCAGAAGCACAACGCCCAGAAGGGCATGCAGAGCGTGCGCCGGAACGCGCTCGGTGCGGGCACGATTCACGCGGTTTCGGAACCCGTTGAGGACGAAACCAAACTCGACGACCTGCCGATGCTCCCGGACGCCGCCGAGGAGAGCCAAGCGACCATCGAAGTGTACGAGGACAACGGCGGCGAATACCGCTGGCGACTCGTCCACGACAACGGGAACATCATCGCGGACAGCGGCGAGGGCTACACGCGCCGCCGCGACGCCGAGCGCGCCGTCGAGGGCGTGCGGCGAAACGCCGGCCCCGCGTCGTACCTCACGTTCGACCCGACGTCGTTCGAAATCTACCGCGACGTCGCCGGCGAGTGGCGATGGCGGCTCGTCCACAAGAACGGAAACATCCTCGCGGACAGCGGTGAGGGTTACTCCCGCCGCCGCGACGCCCGTCGCGCGGTCGACCGCCTGCAGGACCGCGTCGCCGACGCCGACTTCGACGTCTACGAGGACGCGGACGGCGACTACCGCTGGCGGCTCCGCGCGGAGAACGGCAACGTCGTCGCCGACAGCGGCGAGGGCTACACGCGGCGCGGCGAAGCCGAGGACGCCGTCGAGCGCGTCCGCAACTACGCGCCGGACGCCGACGCGCTGGACGTCGGGTTCGCGGCGTTCGAAGTGTACGAGGACAACGGCGGCGAGTGGCGGTGGCGGCTCCGCCACCGCAACGGGAACATCATCGCCGACGGCGGCGAGGGCTACAGTTCCCGGACGAAGACCCACGACGCCATCGAGAGCGTGAAGCGCGACGCGCCCGGCGCGGACGTCGAAACCAAGTAAGCCGACCTACTTCTTTTGCGAACGTGTTCGCCCGAGACGTTTGGGTCTCGCCGTGCGAACTACGGACGTGACCGACGACACGCCAGCCGTCGAACTCGCGGACGTCGACGCACTGACCGAGGCGCCCCACGCAGAGGTGTTCGAAACGCGGACTCCCCGAACCGTACGACTCGCACTCGACGAGGGCGAGTCCGTCCCCGCCCACCAACACCCCGACTCGATGGTCGTCCTCTACGTTCGCTCGGGCGCGCTCGAACTCGCGCTCGGTGACGACATCTACGACCTCGAACCCGGGGACGCCGTCCGGTTCGACGGCGCACAGGACGTTTCCCCGCGAGCCGTCGAGACGGCCGAGGCGCTGGCCGTCTTCGCGCCGAAAACCGACTAGCCGAGCGCCAGTGGCACGAGCAAGACGGCCATCAGGTGGACGCGGCGCGCGCCGAACTGCGGCGGAATCAGGCCGACGAGCGTCGCCACGCCGAGCAGTGCGACGCCGACCCAGCCCGCTAACACCCACGCGAGCACGACCAGTAGCGCGCAGACGCCAGCAGTGAGTCGCCGGTGGTTCAGCCGGCGCACGAGACGAAAGTAGCGGTCGCCCAACACGGGCACGAGGACGGCGCCGGCGCACGCCGCGAGCGCGACGCTGGCAAGCAACAGCGGGAGCGTCCGCGGGAGCGACGCGCGCTCGAACGCGACGAGCACGCCGGTGTGGGGAGCACCGAGCGCGAACAACGCGTACAGCGCAAAGACGGTATTTGCCGTGTTGACGCCGGAGAGCGCCGCGACGAACGCCCGGTCGCCCTCGGCGCGCGCCGCCTCGACAGCGAACACTGCGGCGATGGCGCCGGAGACGCCGGGGACGTACGCGACTGCGGCGCCCGCGAGACTGCCCGCCAGTCCCGGGCCAGCAACAGAACGCGGACCGTCCGCAACAGCCGGGTCGTCCTGTTCGGGGACGCCGACCCCGCGGTAGGCTTCGATGAGGACGGGTGCGCCGAACAGGCCGGCGAACAGCGGCGCGAGTACGCCACCCGTCGGCAGCACGCCGTCCACCTGCATCGGGAGCGCGATGACGCCGAGCGCGCCGCTCGCGGCGACTGCGAGACACGCTCCGAACCGGGCGCGTCGCGTCGGTTCGCGGGCGAGCAGGACGATTATGAGCGCGGTGACGACGACGGCGAGGTGTTCGTAGACGAGCGGCGCGACGACGGTGGCGGCGAGGGTGACGGGGACGCCGAGGACGAACGCGACTGCGACTGCGACGCCACTGCCGAGCGCGGAGACGCGTAGCGCCTCCCGGCCGCGCCCGCCCATCACGAGGCGGTGGCCGGGGAGCGCGCTCACCGCCATCGCGGGGTCCGGCACTCCGAGCGCCAGCGTCGGCACCACGTCGAGAAATGAGTGGGTCACGCCCGCCGCGAGCATCGCCGCGCCGACGAGCTGTGGCGGCCCCGGAACGGATGGCGCCGCGGCAGCCAAAAGCAGTGCGAGGGTGTTGACGTGTAGTCCGGGGACGAGTCCTGAACACGTCCCCAGCAGGACGCCCGCGGTGACCGCGGCCAGCGCCGCCGCTGACGCATTGGGAGAGACGAGTACGCGCACGCCGGCGACGTCCATCGCGGTGAGTTGGTCGTGCTCTCGTACTTCAAGCTACGGGCGAGCGGTGAGCCGTCGGCTGGTCGGCGTCGCGTCGAAAGAAAACGGGCAGTCGTGGAACCGGATTACCCGAAGAGGTCGCCGAGACCTTCGCCGCTGGCCTCTTCGTCCTCGTCGTCGCCGGCTTCCTCTTCTTCCTCGGCCTCGGCCGCTTCCTCGGCCTCGTCCTCGGACTCCTCGGCTTCCTCGTCACCGCTGGAGGCGCCCGCGGCGGGCGCAGCAGGAGCGGCAGCCGCTTCGGCGACGGCTTCCTCGATGTCGACGTCTTCGAGGGCCGCGACGAGCGCCTTGACGCGGGATTCCTCGACGTCGACGCCGGCGGCCTCGAGGACGCCGGTGATGTTGTCTTCGTTGATCTCTTCGCCAGATTCGTTCAGGATGAGTGCTGCGTAAACGTACTCCATTGTTAACCAAACATCTCCCCGAGGCCTTCGGCGCCGTCGCCTCCGTCTTCGTCGTCGTCGGAGTCGTCGGCGTCTGCCTCGGATTCAGGTTCTTGTTCGTCGCTCTGTTCGTCCTCGCTGTCCTCGTCCGGCTCCGCCGCCGCTGCGGCGGGCGCCTCGACGTCGCGGAGCTCCTCGGGGAGCGCGTCCTCGTCGTCGATCTGGGCGGCGAGCGCACGAACCTGTGCGTCCGCTTTGCTGACGAGGTCGTCCGCGAGGTCCGGGCTCTCGATGGACGCCTGCAGGCCGAGGCTCTTGGCCTCGCCCTGTGCCTTCCGGATGAGCGTCGGCGCGGTCTGGGTCGTCGGGTACTCCGCGTTCACGGAGAGGTTCCGTGCGGACGCGGCCGCGGACTGGATGTCCGCGCGGTACTCCTCGACGTCGATTTCGAGTTCGTCCGGGGTGAACAGGACGCCCTCGGAGTAGACGCCGCGGAGGTCCAGGCCGACTTCCTTCGGCTCGATGCCGAGCTCGGTCAGGACGTTCGCGACGTCCGTGGAGACCGTGTCGCCTTCCTCGACGACGACGGAGTCCTCCATGACCTTGATGGAGCCTTCCTGGATGCGCGCGTTCGCACCAATCTGCTGAAGTTCGCCGACGAACGGACCCGGGTCGATGCCGGTGTCGCCCTCGGGAACGACGATGTCGTTGGGCGCGACCTCGCCCGCGTTGATGGGCGCGGGCGTCTTCGACTCTTCGAG
It encodes:
- a CDS encoding 50S ribosomal protein L10, coding for MSAEERTTDTIPEWKRQEVDELVDLLETYDSVGVVSVTGIPSKQLQDMRRGLHGSAALRMSRNTLLVRALEEVDDGLEDLTQYISGEVGLVATNDNPFGLFQQLEESKTPAPINAGEVAPNDIVVPEGDTGIDPGPFVGELQQIGANARIQEGSIKVMEDSVVVEEGDTVSTDVANVLTELGIEPKEVGLDLRGVYSEGVLFTPDELEIDVEEYRADIQSAAASARNLSVNAEYPTTQTAPTLIRKAQGEAKSLGLQASIESPDLADDLVSKADAQVRALAAQIDDEDALPEELRDVEAPAAAAAEPDEDSEDEQSDEQEPESEADADDSDDDEDGGDGAEGLGEMFG
- a CDS encoding DUF6517 family protein gives rise to the protein MQRRTAVAVALAALIATSGCLGILGGDGLSFSASQATVSEDALQETGYEEASVNESVITREFSAAGQSRNVTVTNWVAMYERTVDVPVLGEQRAAVFGAFSSPEVSVVGQSFNPIDDYSEKDLAQLAQQQYDGLSVGQTASTRDVTVLNKSTTVTKFEGTADISGQSVDVFIHVTKVKHDGDYVVAVAIYPQDLDGEQENVDELLAGLEH
- a CDS encoding rubrerythrin-like domain-containing protein, with the translated sequence MDSYTPPSTSRYECTGCLSRFERDSHIVACPECGEPVRNVTVPRE
- a CDS encoding cupin domain-containing protein; amino-acid sequence: MTDDTPAVELADVDALTEAPHAEVFETRTPRTVRLALDEGESVPAHQHPDSMVVLYVRSGALELALGDDIYDLEPGDAVRFDGAQDVSPRAVETAEALAVFAPKTD
- the rpl12p gene encoding 50S ribosomal protein P1, which translates into the protein MEYVYAALILNESGEEINEDNITGVLEAAGVDVEESRVKALVAALEDVDIEEAVAEAAAAPAAPAAGASSGDEEAEESEDEAEEAAEAEEEEEAGDDEDEEASGEGLGDLFG
- a CDS encoding tripartite tricarboxylate transporter permease; this encodes MDVAGVRVLVSPNASAAALAAVTAGVLLGTCSGLVPGLHVNTLALLLAAAAPSVPGPPQLVGAAMLAAGVTHSFLDVVPTLALGVPDPAMAVSALPGHRLVMGGRGREALRVSALGSGVAVAVAFVLGVPVTLAATVVAPLVYEHLAVVVTALIIVLLAREPTRRARFGACLAVAASGALGVIALPMQVDGVLPTGGVLAPLFAGLFGAPVLIEAYRGVGVPEQDDPAVADGPRSVAGPGLAGSLAGAAVAYVPGVSGAIAAVFAVEAARAEGDRAFVAALSGVNTANTVFALYALFALGAPHTGVLVAFERASLPRTLPLLLASVALAACAGAVLVPVLGDRYFRLVRRLNHRRLTAGVCALLVVLAWVLAGWVGVALLGVATLVGLIPPQFGARRVHLMAVLLVPLALG
- a CDS encoding HVO_2922 family protein; the encoded protein is MSTPDSGDGVLGFYERQIGRAQTADEVYGYLVFVAGLVLGIVGILLFLPSESASSLREYSVAVGAAGFALLIAGSVIRLPLQRAATIAVYLGALLCAAAIAWFFVVFPGEWQVATGHQGVIALYVVGIAIIGAGGVLVPLLTTTRTTEATAAARAETAERDQRIEDVESELEAAERARDELDGEIESLRTSQAQFELYEDKAGEFRWRLRHRNGNVVADSGQGYTQKHNAQKGMQSVRRNALGAGTIHAVSEPVEDETKLDDLPMLPDAAEESQATIEVYEDNGGEYRWRLVHDNGNIIADSGEGYTRRRDAERAVEGVRRNAGPASYLTFDPTSFEIYRDVAGEWRWRLVHKNGNILADSGEGYSRRRDARRAVDRLQDRVADADFDVYEDADGDYRWRLRAENGNVVADSGEGYTRRGEAEDAVERVRNYAPDADALDVGFAAFEVYEDNGGEWRWRLRHRNGNIIADGGEGYSSRTKTHDAIESVKRDAPGADVETK